In Mytilus edulis chromosome 7, xbMytEdul2.2, whole genome shotgun sequence, a single genomic region encodes these proteins:
- the LOC139529854 gene encoding uncharacterized protein: MPFLFMICFIFGFVVSLDGPHICESKTRGKYCCSYFHEKNGKCVACGIGFTSRFGSPCLPCTENSYGKRCIRKCKCTKDEKCDNVIGCVQKLHSTTQSIDESSVNLQCSSAQSVRGTTEKQRVKTGDSDEFDLSKEQIHIVYSASVAGFILLLLMCYIGHKCRMKSSKKEIPKQENISLNNSSSSVHEYFEPNVNHYDIINDHVIIHDDQSANPYLDVIINSSETTSESNTSSDIKIADSTGYLNPYQTLTDNDNSTVHIYNTNISCCNNTNEPPYPKATKSSVHAHSYQSLAHGCNEEKHVYNKLRNVYKIPQNCRLYRSDVIVFSQHEDVLVRTDIGNIRRYSF; this comes from the exons ATGCCATTTTTATTcatgatatgttttatatttggCTTCGTTGTAAGTTTAGATGGACCTCATATATGTGAAAGTAAGACAAG aggtaAATACTGCTGCTCATACTTTCATGAGAAAAATGGAAAATGCGTTG CTTGTGGAATTGGATTTACATCACGATTCGGCAGCCCCTGTTTACCATGTACTGAGAATTCATACGGAAAAAGATGTATTCGTAAATGTAAATGCACCAAAGATGAAAA GTGCGATAATGTCATTGGCTGTGTGCAGAAGCTCCATAGCACTACTCAAAGTATAG ATGAATCATCTGTTAATTTACAATGTTCTTCCGCACAATCGGTTAGGGGTACGACGGAAAAGCAACGTGTAAAAACCGGTGATAGTGATG AGTTCGACTTATCGAAAGAACAAATACATATTGTATATTCTGCGTCAGTTGCGGGGTTTATCTTACTGCTTTTAATGTGTTATATAGGCCACAAATGTCGGATGAAATCTTCAAAAAAAGAAATACCGAAACAAGAAAACATTTCATTGAATAATTCTAGTTCTTCAGTGCATGAATACTTTGAACCTAACGTTAACCATTATGATATTATCAACGACCATGTGATAATCCATGACGACCAGTCAGCTAATCCCTATTTAGATGTGATTATTAATAGTTCAGAGACTACAAGTGAATCTAATACCTCATCAGATATAAAGATTGCAGATTCAACTGGTTACTTGAATCCTTATCAAACGCTTACTGACAATGATAATTCAACAGTTCACATTTATAATACCAACATAAGCTGTTGCAACAACACAAACGAACCTCCTTATCCAAAGGCCACTAAAAGTTCTGTTCATGCGCACTCTTACCAAAGTCTCGCTCATGGTTGCAACGAAGAAAAGCATGTGTAtaacaaattaagaaatgttTACAAAATCCCCCAAAATTGTCGACTTTACAGAAGTGATGTGATTGTTTTTAGTCAACATGAAGACGTGCTAGTAAGAACGGATATTGGCAACATTCGTCGCTATtcgttttaa
- the LOC139482760 gene encoding glutamate receptor ionotropic, kainate glr-3-like, with the protein MLQTLMWTKTGRQLSNMGVVNKNGDVTIYGQFFPNTKNGFNGRMLRVTTLEWGAMTIIQEDGHYTGLCFDILNEIARRLNFTYTVIIPPDGAFGAELSNGTWTGMVGMIQSEQADLVVSSLSINSDREKVIDFTYPFLFDHVTVVYAKPGERKWQTLIKPFETSVIVMIGVSLIAISFIYGLQERWNPINHTISKRQSPSLYYSFWYMYGALLSQGGEPLPVSLAGRTLVSGWWIFCIVSIAVYSGNLTASLAVHKTKLPFTSLEEMVEQKEFKWGTLGSSAFQTVFKESTVPTYAAIWNGIVEFNKSDPSVLSKSGEEHLQKLYNGNYAFIMAKQYIDFETAGHCNLVLLNEHMARNEVAFALANNSPFVRILSNAILSLHEYGLINKWKDYRWPQKFCDDQKKTSVDNISVEDIQSAFYLIGIGICLSCISLLCEQIIRFKSKEQRNKPNTICK; encoded by the exons ATGTTACAAACTTTAATGTGGACAAAGACTGGTCGACAGTTGTCGAACATGGGCGTCGTAAACAAAAATGGAGATGTAACTATATATGGACAGTTTTTTCCAAACACTAAAAATGGATTCAATGGACGAATGTTACGTGTTACTACTCTTGAG TGGGGTGCAATGACAATTATTCAAGAGGATGGACATTACACTGGATTGTGTTTTGACATACTAAACGAGATAGCAAGACGGCTTAATTTTAC ATATACAGTTATAATACCCCCTGATGGTGCATTTGGTGCTGAACTGTCAAACGGAACTTGGACCGGAATGGTTGGCATGATTCAAAGTGAG cAAGCTGATCTAGTGGTTTCCTCACTATCAATCAATTCTGATCGAGAGAAGGTTATTGATTTTACTTATCCATTTCTTTTTGACCATGTGACAGTAGTATATGCCAAGCCAGGGGAGCGCAAATGGCAGACACTTATAAAACCGTTTGAGACCAGTGTAATAGTTATGATTGGAGTGTCACTTATAGCTATATCATTTATATACGGTCTACAAGAAAGATGGAACCCCATAAACCATACAATATCAAAACGACAATCTCCAAGCTTGTACTATTCTTTCTGGTACATGTATGGAGCTCTCTTATCACAAG GTGGAGAACCTTTGCCGGTATCTCTTGCTGGAAGGACTCTTGTTAGTGGTTGGtggatattttgtattgtttccaTAGCTGTATATAGTGGAAATCTTACTGCATCATTAGCAGTACATAAAACCAAACTTCCTTTTACCTCGCTAGAGGAAATGGTTGAGCAAAAAGAGTTTAAATGGGGAACCTTAGGCAGTAGTGCTTTTCAGACAGTTTTCAAG GAATCTACAGTTCCTACATATGCTGCCATATGGAATGGCATTGTAGAATTCAACAAAAGCGATCCTAGTGTTCTGTCTAAGTCAGGCGAAGAACATCTGCAAAAGTTATACAACGGAAACTATGCCTTTATCATGGCTAAGCAGTACATCGACTTTGAAACAGCAGGTCATTGTAATCTTGTACTTTTGAACGAACATATGGCTCGTAACGAAGTTGCTTTTGCGTTGGCAAACAATTCCCCATTCGTCAGGATATTGTCTAATGC GATTCTCTCATTACATGAATATGGGTTGATCAATAAATGGAAAGATTACAGATGGCCTCAGAAGTTTTGTGATGATCAGAAAAAAACTTCTGTAGACAATATATCAGTAGAAGATATACAGAGCGCTTTCTATCTGATAGGGATCGGCATTTGTCTTTCTTGTATATCTCTGTTATGTGAACAAATTATACGTTTCAAATCAAAAGAACAAAGAAACAAACCAAATACAATCTGTAAATAA